From a region of the Chiloscyllium punctatum isolate Juve2018m chromosome 1, sChiPun1.3, whole genome shotgun sequence genome:
- the trappc13 gene encoding trafficking protein particle complex subunit 13 isoform X5, whose translation MEVVVHYRPNHDCSSEVLKIAGKLLEDLPQKISQRFIPWFPNHMKSLPMKPQKCPPTISYEEAQRIKKYLVDVEFKAERQNYDCTEDLLEFSVNLQVKDHLTQVAAAEFVPEMTDLLCGVTNEEYKSERSWSVTRYSRMKGSNILAVSRRLQIIKEKFQLHSFQRVKWVIDQSNCSAQQLEEIWAKLSSVIKHGDLPGCNAKILRHLGQIWVFCDLMCCEYVGNFIKQVLNLAGKISLLVHRHGLIYNL comes from the coding sequence ATGGAAGTAGTGGTACATTATAGGCCTAATCACGACTGTTCTTCTGAAGTCCTAAAGATAGCAGGAAAATTGTTAGAAGACTTGCCACAAAAAATTTCACAAAGATTCATACCATGGTTTCCAAATCATATGAAAAGTTTACCAATGAAACCGCAGAAATGTCCACCTACTATTTCATATGAAGAAGCACAAAGAATTAAAAAGTACTTGGTTGATGTGGAATTCAAAGCAGAAAGACAAAATTATGATTGCACAGAGGATCTTCTGGAATTCTCCGTAAACCTGCAAGTGAAAGATCATCTTACTCAGGTAGCTGCTGCAGAATTTGTTCCTGAAATGACTGATTTACTGTGTGGAGTTACAAATGAGGAATATAAATCAGAAAGGTCATGGAGTGTTACGAGATACAGCAGAATGAAAGGATCAAACATTTTGGCAGTTAGCCGAAGACTTCAAATAATTAAGGAAAAGTTCCAGCTTCATTCTTTTCAAAGGGTAAAGTGGGTTATAGATCAATCCAATTGTAGTGCTCAGCAGCTGGAAGAGATCTGGGCTAAACTGAGTAGTGTTATCAAACATGGTGATCTTCCTGGTTGTAATGCCAAAATACTTAGACATCTTGGTCAAATATGGGTTTTCTGTGATCTAATGTGCTGTGAATATGTTGGTAATTTTATTAAACAAGTATTAAATCTTGCAGGTAAAATCAGTTTACTTGTACATCGACATGGTTTAATTTATAACTTGTAG